A genomic segment from Arcobacter acticola encodes:
- a CDS encoding DUF445 family protein has protein sequence MNKSDITNLITVLIMAYGYSNGNETVFMVGLFALSGAVTNTLAIHMLFEKVPFLYGSGVIENKFDQFKLSIHNLLMNQFFTRENLTRFFQDEVNSAKKTIDFEKILNKTDFSPAYESLKESVMQSSFGGMLGMFGGEAALEPLREPFTKKLQASIISISSSDAFQDVVNEALKSEDLSEDIYNKLSLIVNARLEELTPAMVKEIVQDMIKEHLGWLVIWGAVFGGLIGLFSSLVMK, from the coding sequence ATGAATAAATCAGATATTACAAATTTAATCACCGTTTTAATCATGGCTTATGGTTATTCAAATGGAAATGAGACGGTTTTTATGGTTGGACTTTTTGCTCTTAGTGGTGCGGTTACAAATACACTTGCTATTCATATGCTTTTTGAAAAAGTGCCATTTCTTTATGGTTCAGGTGTAATTGAAAATAAATTTGATCAATTTAAACTTTCAATTCATAACTTACTAATGAATCAGTTTTTCACTCGTGAAAATCTAACAAGATTTTTCCAAGATGAGGTAAATAGTGCGAAAAAAACTATTGATTTTGAGAAAATTTTAAATAAAACAGATTTTTCACCTGCTTATGAATCTTTAAAAGAATCAGTAATGCAATCAAGCTTTGGTGGAATGTTAGGAATGTTTGGAGGAGAAGCAGCTTTAGAGCCTTTAAGAGAACCTTTTACAAAAAAACTTCAAGCTTCGATAATCTCAATTTCAAGTAGTGATGCATTTCAAGATGTTGTAAATGAAGCATTAAAATCAGAAGATTTAAGCGAAGATATTTACAATAAACTTAGCCTAATCGTAAATGCAAGACTAGAAGAATTAACACCTGCAATGGTTAAAGAAATAGTTCAAGATATGATAAAAGAACACTTAGGATGGCTTGTTATTTGGGGAGCTGTTTTTGGTGGACTAATTGGATTATTTAGTTCTTTAGTTATGAAATAA
- a CDS encoding IS630 family transposase: MEKINKLEKNDARKVDSNTLQYLRDRAIKLRDSGISNLETAAILGLSKITTSRWYSKYKKDGQKALKVQKTGRPKKSGKRLSDEQEEKIIRMLIDTTPEQLKFKFALWTREAVKQLILRVVDIDMPISTVGDYLAKWQFTSKKPIKRAYERKDSATKAWLEETYPKIKKEAKINNADIWWADETACVSMPSNLKGYAPIGSKIKPILTHTAKKFKVNMISAITNTGKSMFALYDDSIATDNFIDFLEKVIKSNDKKVFMIVDNLRVHHAKLVKAWEEKHKDKIKLFYLPPYSPEFNPDEYLNQDYKSNVHKNGLPKNQKELKENTQNYMENLQKNPQKIANFFQHQSVKYAS, from the coding sequence ATGGAAAAAATAAATAAATTAGAAAAAAATGATGCTAGAAAAGTAGATTCAAATACATTACAGTATCTCAGAGATAGAGCAATTAAATTAAGGGATAGTGGTATAAGTAATCTTGAAACAGCTGCAATATTAGGTTTGTCAAAAATTACAACATCAAGATGGTATAGCAAATATAAAAAAGATGGTCAAAAAGCACTTAAAGTTCAAAAAACTGGTCGTCCTAAAAAGTCTGGTAAGAGACTTAGCGATGAACAAGAGGAAAAAATCATCCGAATGCTTATAGATACAACCCCAGAACAATTAAAGTTTAAGTTTGCTTTGTGGACAAGAGAAGCTGTAAAACAGTTAATTCTAAGAGTAGTAGATATTGATATGCCAATATCAACAGTTGGAGATTATCTTGCAAAATGGCAATTTACTTCGAAAAAACCAATAAAAAGAGCTTATGAAAGAAAAGATAGTGCAACTAAAGCTTGGTTGGAAGAAACATATCCAAAAATCAAAAAAGAAGCAAAAATAAATAATGCTGATATTTGGTGGGCTGATGAGACTGCTTGTGTATCAATGCCATCAAATTTAAAAGGATATGCTCCAATAGGAAGTAAAATAAAACCTATTCTTACTCATACAGCTAAAAAGTTTAAAGTGAATATGATATCAGCCATTACAAATACAGGTAAATCAATGTTTGCATTGTATGATGATTCAATAGCTACAGATAATTTTATAGATTTTTTAGAAAAAGTAATAAAATCAAATGATAAAAAAGTATTTATGATAGTAGATAACCTAAGAGTACATCATGCTAAATTAGTAAAAGCTTGGGAAGAAAAGCATAAAGATAAAATCAAACTCTTTTATCTTCCACCATACTCCCCAGAATTTAATCCTGATGAATATTTGAATCAAGATTATAAGAGTAATGTACATAAAAATGGTCTGCCAAAAAATCAAAAAGAACTAAAAGAAAACACACAAAATTATATGGAGAATTTACAAAAAAATCCACAAAAAATAGCTAACTTTTTTCAACATCAAAGTGTTAAATATGCTAGCTAA
- a CDS encoding ABC transporter permease: MNFLIKIIKDFPSYLWSGWGAIASILLFLAFWDLGNQIYGNLILPSPKETFLTLFEMLKDEKMINEILITTKRAVIGFSISLIFGTFLGLLSGLFVTTSMMSRPIVTILMGMPPIAWIVLAMIWFGMGDMTVIFTVIVASFPIVFIGALQGTRTLEGDLKEMADSFHLSFKMKLFDLYFPHIFSYIFPAWIGALGMAWKIVVMAELLSANDGIGSALAIARSQLDTPVALALVVIMIAILLLIEYIILEPIKREVESWR, from the coding sequence ATGAACTTTCTTATAAAAATCATTAAAGACTTTCCTTCATACTTATGGAGTGGTTGGGGTGCTATTGCATCAATACTTCTATTTCTTGCATTTTGGGATTTAGGAAATCAAATATATGGAAATCTTATATTACCAAGTCCTAAAGAGACTTTCTTAACTCTTTTTGAAATGTTAAAAGATGAAAAAATGATAAATGAAATATTAATCACTACAAAAAGAGCTGTAATTGGTTTTTCTATTTCTTTGATTTTTGGAACTTTCTTAGGTTTACTTTCTGGACTTTTTGTAACAACATCTATGATGAGTCGTCCAATTGTTACTATTCTTATGGGTATGCCTCCAATTGCTTGGATAGTTCTTGCCATGATTTGGTTTGGTATGGGAGATATGACTGTTATTTTTACTGTGATTGTTGCATCTTTTCCAATTGTTTTTATAGGAGCTTTACAAGGAACTAGAACTCTTGAAGGTGATTTAAAAGAGATGGCAGATAGTTTTCATCTTAGTTTTAAAATGAAACTATTTGATTTATATTTTCCTCATATTTTTTCTTATATTTTTCCAGCTTGGATAGGTGCTCTTGGAATGGCATGGAAAATTGTAGTAATGGCTGAGTTATTATCAGCAAATGATGGAATTGGTTCAGCTTTAGCAATTGCTCGAAGTCAACTTGATACTCCAGTCGCACTTGCGCTTGTGGTAATCATGATAGCAATCCTACTTTTAATTGAATATATTATCTTAGAACCGATAAAAAGAGAGGTTGAATCATGGAGATAA
- a CDS encoding PepSY-associated TM helix domain-containing protein → MLANEISSVYWGSNTFKFKSKGRAFLSTMHSTIGIWVIPFYLISCLTGLYWSYDWYSNSLHSLTGVEKQKKMPPKFDENAVLSYTDVQKALDLFNENVKDYEKINIRFTAKNETYTFSYLPTNPTHDMAMNKIELDINTNEVIKHEKFEDKSMAEKLMKSILALHTGEYFGLFGKIIMFTTSLLMSLFTITGLMMYIGRKKKKLKEADKAVV, encoded by the coding sequence ATGCTAGCTAATGAAATTAGCTCTGTTTATTGGGGGAGTAATACTTTTAAATTTAAAAGTAAAGGAAGAGCTTTTTTATCTACAATGCACAGCACTATTGGTATATGGGTAATTCCTTTTTATTTAATCTCATGTTTAACAGGACTTTATTGGTCATATGATTGGTATAGCAATTCTTTACACTCTTTAACAGGTGTAGAAAAACAGAAAAAAATGCCACCTAAATTTGATGAAAATGCTGTTTTATCATATACAGATGTTCAAAAAGCTCTTGATTTATTTAATGAAAATGTAAAAGATTATGAGAAAATAAATATTAGGTTTACAGCAAAAAATGAAACTTATACTTTTTCATATTTGCCAACAAATCCAACTCATGATATGGCTATGAATAAAATAGAATTAGATATAAATACAAATGAAGTTATAAAACATGAAAAATTTGAAGATAAATCTATGGCAGAAAAACTTATGAAAAGTATTTTAGCTTTACATACAGGTGAGTATTTTGGTCTGTTTGGGAAAATCATAATGTTTACAACTTCTCTATTAATGTCACTATTTACAATAACAGGTCTTATGATGTATATAGGAAGAAAAAAGAAAAAACTTAAAGAAGCGGATAAAGCAGTAGTTTAA
- the hemP gene encoding hemin uptake protein HemP, protein MKETTETKIESKDIFLKEKSIEIKHDGQSYFLKITKANKLILTK, encoded by the coding sequence GTGAAAGAGACAACAGAAACAAAAATTGAAAGTAAAGATATTTTTCTAAAAGAAAAAAGTATTGAAATCAAACATGATGGTCAATCTTATTTTCTAAAAATCACAAAAGCGAACAAATTAATACTTACAAAATAA
- a CDS encoding ABC transporter ATP-binding protein — MEINNIKSQKEQLIVQNVSHSFGFSDILKDISFTLEKGKVTSIVGPSGGGKTTLLHLCAKLLTLETGKIKNSFTSSSFAFQEARLLPWKNVLDNISLGLKAKGIKKEKREEEAKAIALKFGLEEDDFYKFPKDLSGGMKQRVSFARALVINPSLLFLDEPFSALDIGLKKELQTLLIKQIEEKQLSVLFITHDLMEAIKLSDEILVLKAEPVGHIIKKFSFDLPKIQRDNKFVYEQTAKLLSDETIINTFELELK, encoded by the coding sequence ATGGAGATAAATAATATAAAAAGTCAAAAAGAACAATTAATAGTACAAAATGTTTCACACTCTTTTGGTTTTAGCGATATCTTAAAAGATATCAGTTTTACACTAGAAAAAGGAAAAGTTACTTCAATAGTGGGACCAAGTGGTGGAGGTAAAACTACATTACTTCATCTTTGTGCAAAACTCTTGACTCTTGAAACTGGAAAAATAAAAAATAGTTTTACAAGCTCATCTTTTGCATTTCAAGAAGCAAGACTACTACCATGGAAAAATGTCCTTGATAATATTTCTTTAGGATTAAAAGCAAAAGGTATAAAGAAAGAAAAAAGAGAAGAAGAAGCTAAAGCTATTGCTTTAAAATTTGGTCTTGAAGAAGATGATTTCTATAAGTTTCCAAAAGATTTAAGTGGAGGAATGAAACAAAGAGTATCTTTTGCAAGAGCACTTGTAATAAATCCCTCTTTACTATTTTTAGATGAACCTTTTTCAGCTTTGGATATTGGACTTAAAAAAGAGTTACAAACTTTACTTATAAAGCAAATAGAAGAAAAACAATTAAGTGTACTTTTTATTACACACGATTTAATGGAAGCTATTAAATTAAGTGATGAAATACTTGTTTTAAAAGCTGAACCAGTTGGACATATCATCAAAAAATTTAGTTTTGATTTACCAAAAATACAAAGAGATAATAAATTTGTTTATGAGCAAACTGCAAAACTTTTAAGTGATGAAACGATTATAAATACATTTGAATTGGAATTAAAATGA
- a CDS encoding PepSY-associated TM helix domain-containing protein has protein sequence MHKKFLFKVHLILGLTAGFVLMIIGLTGSILSFEKEIIQFINKDSYFVKNVNEPRLSIEDILNDFNKKIPDAKINALTFSKNENSSLVINIASKDKKARKGINYYINPYTAEILADIKGEVFFKFIENIHRRLAFGDVGKQIVGASVLSLLLLMISGVYIYWPRIKHAFFKSIITPPIN, from the coding sequence ATGCATAAAAAGTTTTTGTTCAAAGTCCATCTTATTTTAGGATTAACAGCAGGATTTGTTTTGATGATAATTGGATTAACAGGTTCAATTTTATCTTTTGAAAAAGAGATAATACAATTTATAAATAAAGATAGTTACTTTGTAAAAAATGTAAATGAACCAAGGTTGTCAATAGAAGATATATTAAATGATTTTAATAAAAAAATCCCAGATGCTAAAATAAATGCTTTAACTTTTTCAAAAAATGAAAATTCTTCATTAGTTATAAACATTGCTTCAAAAGATAAAAAAGCTAGAAAAGGAATCAACTATTATATAAATCCTTATACAGCTGAGATTTTAGCAGATATAAAAGGTGAAGTTTTTTTTAAATTTATTGAAAATATTCATAGACGACTTGCCTTTGGTGATGTTGGTAAACAAATAGTAGGAGCAAGTGTTTTATCACTTTTATTACTTATGATTAGTGGAGTTTATATTTATTGGCCTAGAATAAAACATGCATTTTTCAAAAGTATTATTACTCCACCGATAAACTAA
- a CDS encoding TonB-dependent receptor domain-containing protein: MKLKIAKTVAALMLANISVQAENSQSTHLDDVNIKTTTAFDAQIKSISSQELEDKQASDVKDVLKSIPSVDVSGDARYAQKIYVRGLDDKSSNITVDGAKVGGQLFHHSGDQTIDPSLLKITSVELGPNSALSGSGVINGSFVYETKDPSDFLEPNEVFGGKVTLGYQSGYERKTGTVAVFGRVNDKVEFVGIGTISDDGTLRIGGGEEFTSKESRLESGLAKIVIKANDYNTIKLSYNRYEDSGDRQLSGEKVGTDNEEDYNSITRDTFNINYEYKPDNELVNVKANTYYNEQYLTREATSEATYEEPEREYKNTTLGYDLRNTSLLGIHKITYGTDYTHEEQEVSADGYRVYTTGVTEDLNVSGGEIDNRGLYIEDEMQLNKLTLTLGARYDYHELGGIYDGTFKELSPKLKAKYQLTDELALKTAYGHIFKGPALGETLMLSSTTTQDDDVSAQIGNNFELGFDYDLTNTLNADYSIFGFNVYRYDVDNYSYPTKNNSLSSESDVVIWGLETMFSYEKDKFGLNASHSYTDGKEKDLASGTTYDPKAAHIHLFKIALNYQLLNELKGSYSTQFVPGNTWNEYSSTSGVIEYERGGYATHDVDFTYKPNSMKNTTFNFGVGNIFDKKYVSHNGFGAQTTSTNRNYDVGRNVKFQLSYRF, translated from the coding sequence TTGAAATTAAAAATTGCAAAAACAGTTGCAGCATTAATGCTGGCTAATATATCAGTTCAGGCTGAAAATTCACAATCTACACACTTAGATGATGTAAATATTAAAACAACAACAGCATTTGATGCTCAAATAAAATCTATTTCTTCGCAAGAATTAGAAGATAAGCAAGCAAGTGATGTAAAAGATGTTTTAAAATCTATTCCAAGTGTAGATGTATCAGGTGATGCAAGATATGCACAAAAAATATATGTAAGAGGATTAGATGATAAATCTTCAAATATCACAGTTGATGGTGCTAAAGTAGGTGGTCAATTATTTCACCATTCAGGTGATCAAACTATTGATCCATCGTTATTGAAGATCACTTCTGTTGAACTAGGACCAAACTCTGCTTTAAGCGGTTCAGGAGTAATTAATGGTTCATTTGTTTATGAAACAAAAGATCCAAGTGATTTTTTAGAACCAAATGAAGTTTTTGGTGGAAAAGTTACTTTAGGTTATCAAAGTGGATATGAGAGAAAAACAGGTACAGTGGCTGTTTTTGGTAGAGTAAATGACAAAGTAGAGTTCGTAGGAATTGGTACAATTTCTGATGATGGAACATTACGAATAGGTGGTGGTGAAGAGTTTACTTCAAAAGAAAGTAGACTTGAAAGTGGTTTAGCAAAAATTGTTATAAAAGCAAATGATTACAATACAATCAAACTTTCATATAATAGATATGAAGATAGTGGAGATAGACAACTTTCAGGTGAAAAAGTAGGAACAGATAATGAAGAAGACTATAACTCAATAACAAGAGATACTTTTAATATAAATTATGAATATAAACCTGATAATGAACTTGTAAATGTAAAAGCAAATACTTATTACAATGAACAGTATTTAACAAGAGAAGCTACAAGTGAAGCAACTTATGAAGAACCTGAAAGAGAGTATAAAAATACAACACTAGGATATGACTTAAGAAATACATCTTTATTGGGAATACATAAAATCACTTATGGAACTGATTATACCCATGAAGAACAAGAAGTAAGTGCAGATGGGTACAGAGTTTATACAACAGGTGTAACAGAAGATTTAAATGTAAGTGGTGGTGAAATAGATAATAGAGGTTTATATATTGAAGATGAAATGCAATTAAATAAACTAACTTTAACTTTAGGTGCTAGATATGATTACCATGAATTAGGTGGAATCTATGATGGAACATTCAAAGAATTATCTCCTAAATTAAAAGCCAAATATCAACTTACAGATGAGTTAGCTTTAAAAACTGCATACGGTCATATCTTTAAAGGTCCAGCTTTAGGTGAAACCTTAATGTTAAGTAGTACAACAACTCAAGATGATGATGTGAGTGCTCAAATTGGAAATAACTTTGAGCTTGGATTTGATTATGATTTAACAAATACTTTAAATGCTGATTATTCAATTTTTGGATTTAATGTTTATAGATATGATGTTGACAATTATTCATATCCTACAAAAAACAATAGTCTATCAAGCGAAAGTGATGTTGTTATTTGGGGACTTGAAACAATGTTCTCTTATGAGAAAGATAAATTTGGTTTAAATGCAAGTCATAGTTATACTGATGGGAAAGAAAAAGATTTAGCATCAGGAACTACATATGATCCTAAAGCTGCACATATTCATTTATTTAAAATTGCTTTAAATTACCAATTATTAAATGAATTAAAAGGAAGTTATTCTACACAGTTCGTACCTGGGAATACATGGAATGAGTATTCATCAACATCAGGGGTAATAGAATATGAAAGAGGTGGATATGCTACTCATGATGTAGACTTTACATATAAACCAAATTCAATGAAAAATACAACATTTAACTTTGGTGTTGGAAATATTTTTGATAAAAAATATGTTAGTCATAATGGTTTCGGTGCACAAACTACAAGTACAAATAGAAACTATGATGTTGGAAGAAACGTAAAATTTCAACTATCTTATAGATTTTAA
- a CDS encoding lysophospholipid acyltransferase family protein produces the protein MIDIQKEIEKKFPNINKKDNFLKKSLFKVAKKIVHEDSINQFLTQNAHLKGFEFVDAVLDYFDFDYTVSSSDLQNIPTSGKVVIIANHPLGGLDALCLLRLISQVRKDVKIVANDFLAGFEALNSLLIPIDNYKLRQSKNDIKKIYEALNNEEAIILFPAGEVSRATPKGIKDPAWNKGFLNFAQNSNAPILPIFLDAKNSKTFYTISVINKTFSTLLLSHEMFNKKSKRIAIKVGQIIPNENITPKGIDKKFLLNLYKKHLYSLKKGKKSFFETQSAIAHPVSRIDLLNELKKSKLIGQTSDGKKIYLYDYVEDSIVLKELGRLRELSFRKVGEGVNKKRDTDKYDIYYQHIILWDENDLEIVGSYRIGNSDFIFKNIGVKGFYSNNLFKYNEEFTPYLKSSIELGRSFVQPKYWGTRALDYLWFGIGAYLKSNPNIKYMFGPVSMSASFPTVAKDMMIFYYSHYFKEEVNLVEGKTPYQYSNNISEIKELFDLEDKKKDFKFLKSALSNIGVTVPTLYKQYSEITEDGGIKFLSFNIDKNFGDCIDGFILVEVDKIKDSAKKRYIDKE, from the coding sequence ATGATAGATATTCAAAAAGAGATAGAAAAGAAATTTCCAAATATAAATAAAAAAGACAACTTTTTAAAGAAATCTTTATTTAAAGTTGCAAAAAAAATTGTTCATGAAGACTCAATAAACCAATTTTTAACACAAAATGCACATTTAAAAGGCTTTGAATTTGTTGATGCTGTATTAGATTATTTTGATTTTGATTATACTGTTTCAAGTAGTGATTTACAAAATATCCCAACGAGTGGAAAAGTGGTAATCATTGCAAATCATCCTTTAGGTGGACTTGATGCACTTTGTTTATTAAGATTAATCTCTCAAGTGCGAAAAGATGTTAAAATTGTAGCAAATGATTTTTTAGCAGGATTTGAAGCATTAAACTCACTTTTAATTCCAATTGATAATTATAAATTAAGACAATCAAAAAATGATATAAAAAAAATCTATGAAGCTTTGAATAATGAAGAAGCTATTATTTTATTTCCAGCAGGTGAAGTAAGTCGTGCAACTCCTAAAGGTATCAAAGATCCTGCATGGAATAAAGGGTTTTTAAACTTTGCACAAAATTCAAATGCTCCTATTTTGCCAATTTTTTTAGATGCAAAAAACTCAAAAACTTTTTATACAATTTCAGTAATTAATAAAACCTTTTCAACACTTTTATTATCTCATGAAATGTTTAATAAAAAATCAAAAAGAATTGCTATAAAAGTTGGACAAATTATTCCAAATGAAAATATAACTCCAAAAGGAATTGATAAAAAGTTTTTATTAAATCTTTATAAAAAACATTTATATAGTCTAAAAAAAGGCAAAAAATCATTCTTTGAAACTCAAAGTGCAATAGCTCATCCAGTTAGCAGAATTGATTTATTAAATGAATTAAAAAAATCAAAACTTATTGGTCAAACTTCAGATGGTAAAAAAATTTATTTATACGATTATGTCGAAGATTCAATTGTTTTAAAAGAGCTTGGAAGATTAAGAGAATTGTCTTTTAGAAAAGTTGGTGAAGGTGTAAATAAAAAAAGAGATACGGATAAATATGATATTTATTACCAACATATTATCTTATGGGATGAAAATGACCTTGAAATTGTTGGATCTTATAGAATTGGAAATTCTGATTTTATATTTAAAAACATCGGTGTAAAAGGTTTTTATTCAAATAATCTATTTAAATATAATGAAGAGTTTACTCCATATCTTAAAAGCTCTATAGAACTTGGAAGAAGTTTTGTTCAACCAAAATATTGGGGAACTAGAGCTTTAGATTATTTATGGTTTGGTATTGGTGCATATTTAAAAAGTAATCCAAATATCAAATATATGTTTGGACCTGTTTCTATGAGTGCCTCGTTTCCAACGGTTGCAAAAGATATGATGATATTTTATTATAGTCATTATTTTAAAGAGGAAGTAAATTTGGTTGAGGGCAAAACACCTTATCAATACTCAAATAATATAAGTGAAATAAAAGAGCTTTTTGATTTAGAAGATAAGAAAAAAGATTTCAAGTTTTTAAAATCTGCCCTATCAAATATCGGAGTTACAGTTCCTACTTTATATAAACAATATAGTGAAATCACTGAAGATGGTGGTATTAAATTTTTATCTTTTAATATTGATAAAAACTTTGGTGATTGTATTGATGGATTTATTTTAGTTGAAGTTGATAAAATCAAAGATAGTGCTAAAAAAAGATATATAGATAAAGAGTAG
- a CDS encoding Crp/Fnr family transcriptional regulator: MYNQILKKIEFFSLLNADEIEQINNSCQIVTLNRDNILFYEGDLAKSFYILLEGSLKLYKIGSSGNEIIMHHFVQPTLLAEMATFQNDSFPATAISTSQVTKIAILDKEIFISLLQSNGNLSFHIIGSLISKMKSLEQTIHKNLVYDARQRICALLKDNPKILIDKKHSFVAKILNMAPETLSRNIRKLREKGYLDKNNIVINDSFDELLE; encoded by the coding sequence ATGTATAACCAGATATTAAAAAAAATAGAATTCTTTAGTTTATTAAATGCAGATGAAATAGAACAAATCAATAATTCTTGCCAAATAGTTACATTAAATAGAGATAACATACTCTTTTATGAGGGAGATTTAGCTAAATCATTTTATATTTTACTTGAAGGGAGCCTAAAATTATACAAAATAGGGAGTTCTGGAAATGAAATTATAATGCACCATTTTGTTCAACCCACATTACTTGCGGAAATGGCAACTTTTCAAAATGATTCTTTTCCTGCAACTGCTATAAGTACAAGTCAGGTAACAAAAATTGCCATTTTAGATAAAGAAATATTTATTTCACTATTACAAAGTAATGGAAATCTATCTTTTCATATTATAGGATCATTAATAAGTAAGATGAAATCATTAGAACAAACTATACATAAAAATTTGGTGTATGACGCTAGACAAAGAATTTGTGCATTACTAAAAGATAATCCAAAAATTTTAATAGACAAAAAACATTCTTTCGTTGCAAAGATATTAAATATGGCACCAGAAACACTTTCTCGTAATATAAGAAAACTAAGAGAAAAAGGCTATTTAGATAAAAATAACATAGTTATTAATGATTCTTTTGATGAATTATTGGAATAA